The region AATTTCAAGAGCCAATGGGTGTCCTTCACAATATCTCACAAAGTTTTCTGACACCTCTTCATACCCTTCATTGGGATTGTTGGACATGAACGCATGAAAACACAAAAGTTTTTGTGAATCAATCTGAGATAAGCCTTTTAGCACATGCTTTGTATGTTTGAGTTTAAGGTTCGTTTTGAATAGTGCACAACTCTCTGTCAACCATGCATCCTTTGTTGTTACTATAACTATGCTTCCTGGGTGAAAACTTCTGCTTCCAAGTAATGCATCCAACTGAGTGAGACTATCAATATCATCAAGAACTAGAAGCACCTTTTTATGAGCTACTAAATTCTCTATCTTTGAGGTGTATGTAGAAACATCATGAACTTGAATTGATGTTTTCTTTGAAATGTCATCACAGAGTTGTTTTTGTAAATCAAGCAACCCACTAAATTTTTCATCACATCTCCTACTAATATCCCCAATATAGCTACTTGTGTGGAATTCACGAAAATGTAACCCATACACATATTTGGCTAAAGATGTGAGGATGCATCTTTCAACCATGAAGTGATGAATTTAACTGAAGACTCCATCCCAATAAGTAGTGGCAGAGGACTCCTTAAGGGTACATGTAATCTATGATAAACGTCCTTAACAATGTCTTCAATAACCTCTGGCTCTATcctgaaaaaattgattttaataagtaCAAAACACAATCCACAAAACTTACAAACCAGATTGAGAAATTAAATTGAAGGAGTATGGAAATATGAGCAAAAGTGTTTACCTGCCATTTACGTCCTTCCCTTTTATGTCAGCAACTTCTGTAAGCGCTTTCTTCCATCGGTCCATCTTTTGAGCCCATTTACTTCTTTTATTTGCATTTGTCTCCAACTCCATTGTCTGTCTATGCTTAGCCATTGCATCTCCGAAGCTACTTTGTTGCTTCCTGACATCGGTGGGCTCAACATGATAAAAAATAGGGATTACAACATGATTGGATTTCATACGTTGCTCAAGGATCAGCACCAATTCATCAAGACACCATGTGGAAGAAGCATAATTCTTGGATAACACGATAACAGAAGCCCTAGATGCTTTGATCGCACTCTCCAATTCCGGTTTCAGATCTTCCCCGGTTTCAATCTCTTCACCATCCAAGAAGGTAGTTATATTGGCATCCATGAGGGCTTTACGAAGGTATGCAGTAAAATTATTACGAGTGTCAAGGCCTCTAAAACTTAAGAATATGTCATATATATGACCATGagttgatgaagaagatgaagatcctTCAAAAAGTTCAGAGAGAACAACCATTATGAGTTAGTCCTTGTGTCTCTCAGAAAATAAGTATTGCTTTGTGAAGCTTTCCAGTTTCCTCACTTGTAGCTCAATCACTAGATATACCACGCATAATTTCTGTGCATAAAATCCAAATTATTAATACTTTATGCAACTTAAGTTAACCAATTTATTGAATATATCTATCACAATGACTAGCATCACATTCTGACGGagttgttcaaaaaaaaattgtaacaAACAAGTCACTCCATTTCTAAGATTTGGATTTCAAACTCTATACTATATGAAACTTTGGAGGTAATGCCCCTAGGAACAAGATTTTGAGTTAACCAGATCCTACATGTAATAAAAACATCCACATGAAAAGGCTACCAAACAACATTTTAGGTATTAAAACTACAAAGAAATCCCTCATGAATTTTGTAGCTTGAAACAAAAACCTAATCCAGCTTAATTATTTGCACATAAAGTGAGAATTACTTGATTGATTTAGGATCTAGACTTGTTCATATCAAAATTCTAATTTTGATTCAAGGTCTACAACACCCCAAGATCTGGATCTGGCTTCAGGAGTTCAGGTTTCAGCGAGTTTGGCAGAATTGGAGCATCACCAGGGCAATTAATAATTATGACAATCTAATATTAAATCCTGTTCACAATGAGTGTTTAGCTTACTTTTCAGGATATCATCATTCAATAAGAATCATATGTAAAAAATCCTGTTTACGAATTGGAAAATATATAGGAAGTAAGCAGTAATTTTCGAGGACTGAAAATTTTCCACTGTGCAGAAAGATTTGCTCGTCATTCTGGACTTTACCCAAGAATATGATGGACTGACTCTCAATTCTCATCTTAATTGAATCATAAAACTAAACAAAAGTAACTGAGATAAACGAAATTTCAATCGCCTAATTATGAACAAACAAACGAATCGATGATTATGATGTGGTTTTTGATTAATAAGATGAAATTGTCAAACAATAAGTGAAACTAAATTGTAAAAATATGCTTTCGTAGTTACCTGCGTACAAGACGACAGTAAGACCTGAAGCTTCGAGGATAGAGAAGGAACGGTGGTCAGACGACGAGGAGAAAGTCAACGAAGAAGGAAGGGAGACAatcataatatatttttatttttattttttaaacaggATATGTTAAAACCTTTCTTCGTTTGacacaaaaactaaaactttttttCGACAAAAGTCATGATAAGTGTTGAGTGTAGTGttgaaaatttttaattattaatattttattgaatAAAATAATTGTGCATTTATTATTTTGTTCAGATTAATGGAaactttttatgttttaaacaaaATTGTAAAATTGGTTCGGTGGTTTGTTAAAAACTATTAGAGGTGTATATGGACTGGTTTGGTTTAGTTATTGGTCAAAACCGAACCATAGTCATTATGATTGGTTAATGCATTTTGGTAACTATTTGGTATGGTTAATATTCGTTATGATTAATGGTTTTTGTCGGTTAACGGTTTTGCTTAATAGTAAATATTGGTTAACCATAATGTTCAAATTAATATAAATGGAGAAAGCATATTAGCATTAAAAATGAAAAGAGAATACAAAAAAGTCATCGATGCCAATGTTTATAATTTACCTTATAGTAATAGAAAAAATATGTACATTTGATACTCTGGGTGATATAACACATAGtcacatttaaaataaaaaacatttaatcaaataatttcatatattaataattgatattaacattaaaataaaatcaaacatTTATATATGTTCAATGCGATTAAATAAAAAACTACAAAATAAAATAGTCAAACATTCATATTATGCGCTATctagatatttaaaaaaaaaaaaaaaaaaaaaaaaaaaaaaaaaaaaatcaatcgtATACATTCAATGTGATTGAGTcaaaaacagtaaataaaaaaaaccaaataattaaaaaaaaagtacatTCTTAATACATTACAACgtcaaaaaataacaaaaaacttAACTTACTTAGAATTCTTTGATTATAAAGTCAAAAAATTCTTCGAATACGTCTATAAAGTCAAAACAATCTTTGATGGTTTGATTGCTCGTTCGTCTCCTAATAAGTGAGGATTAATGAATtatattttgaaagtttaataggtcttaaataagtttgattatattattttatatataatctataatttttatatattaaaatataaagttagcgGTTCGGTTAATAATGGTTTACTTAACCTATAAAACCATAACCGAACCATTAGTTATTGGTTAACAAAAATCAGAAACCGAACCAACGTTTTTAAAATGGTTTGGTTATTATTGTTTGGTTATATTGGTTAATTTGGTTTTGGTTCGATTTTTCGATTATTATGTTCACCCCTAAAAACTATGAATACAGTTTAAAAAGTTTCGGACTCGTATTGAATTTCTAAAATCAAcaaattttcatgattttgctcataaaaaaattaaaatgtctATTTTAACCTTAtacttattttctttttttttatttttacgttaaaacttttttatataaataaaaaaataaaataaaataaaataaaataaaataaaaagtcacCCAACCATAACAACCCCACTGTTCTTCCTTTTGACTTtctttctctcttcctctctctctcacatACAATTAATATTTGCAGCTCAAGAACAATTTTATAAATTTtcacaaacataataaaaaatacTCAAACACATTAAGTTGGAAGTTAACAAAGATTTGAAGgattaatttcattatttcaacaAAACCAACTTCTACGACAAACATTAAAATAATGATATTATTTCAATATTCTAGGGTTTATATATTTGGGCTTATATGTGCAAAAAATGGGCCGATTTCATATACCATTATAACGAGTTTGCAAATAATATAAGCGAAATCACATGTGAACTTTGTCACATGGGATTTTGATCGCTATATTTGAAATTCTCTTAACTTTTGGCTATAAAGTGCATAGTGTTTAACTTTCGGGCtatattataaat is a window of Lactuca sativa cultivar Salinas chromosome 1, Lsat_Salinas_v11, whole genome shotgun sequence DNA encoding:
- the LOC122194478 gene encoding toll/interleukin-1 receptor-like protein, with translation MVVLSELFEGSSSSSSTHGHIYDIFLSFRGLDTRNNFTAYLRKALMDANITTFLDGEEIETGEDLKPELESAIKASRASVIVLSKNYASSTWCLDELVLILEQRMKSNHVVIPIFYHVEPTDVRKQQSSFGDAMAKHRQTMELETNANKRSKWAQKMDRWKKALTEVADIKGKDVNGR